One region of Bdellovibrio bacteriovorus genomic DNA includes:
- the rplB gene encoding 50S ribosomal protein L2, with protein sequence MGIKTFAPRSHGRRGMTGFDFKEITKTTPEKSLVEPLHNKAARNNHGQITIRHQGGGHKRKYRLVDFKRTKVDVPAKVVAIEYDPNRTCRIALISYVDGAKAYIIAPVGLNVGDTVLSSDKADIKPGNCLSLAAIPVGTVIHNIEMRPGKGGQVCRGAGATATLAGKGEQYCQVRMPSGELKQILSVCKASIGQVGNTDNENINLGKAGRSRWRGIRPSVRGMHMNPVDHPLGGGEGVGKGHHPVTPWGQPCKGYKTRNNKRTNSSIIKRRK encoded by the coding sequence ATGGGTATTAAAACATTTGCCCCACGCTCTCATGGTCGCAGAGGAATGACTGGTTTCGATTTCAAAGAAATCACGAAAACAACTCCAGAGAAATCTCTAGTTGAACCTCTACATAATAAAGCTGCTCGTAACAACCACGGTCAAATCACTATCCGTCACCAAGGTGGCGGTCATAAGAGAAAATACCGTTTGGTTGATTTCAAAAGAACTAAAGTAGACGTTCCAGCAAAAGTTGTTGCGATCGAGTACGATCCAAACAGAACTTGCCGTATCGCTCTTATCTCTTACGTAGATGGCGCTAAGGCGTACATCATCGCTCCAGTTGGATTGAACGTAGGTGATACAGTTCTTTCTTCTGATAAAGCCGACATCAAACCAGGTAACTGCCTTTCTTTGGCTGCGATCCCAGTTGGTACTGTGATCCACAACATCGAAATGCGTCCGGGTAAAGGTGGTCAAGTTTGCCGTGGCGCGGGTGCTACAGCAACTTTGGCTGGTAAAGGTGAACAATACTGCCAAGTACGTATGCCGTCTGGCGAATTGAAGCAAATCTTGTCTGTGTGCAAAGCTTCAATCGGTCAAGTTGGTAACACTGACAACGAAAACATCAATCTTGGTAAAGCAGGTCGCTCTCGTTGGAGAGGTATCCGTCCTTCAGTTCGTGGTATGCACATGAACCCTGTCGACCATCCATTGGGTGGTGGTGAGGGTGTTGGTAAAGGGCATCACCCAGTAACTCCTTGGGGTCAACCTTGTAAGGGTTACAAAACTAGAAATAACAAGAGAACCAACTCTTCAATTATCAAGAGACGTAAGTAG
- the rplD gene encoding 50S ribosomal protein L4, translating to MATVNVLNWKKEKVGSVELAADVFEAPVKKEVLHTVVQWQLAARRQGTHMTKTKGLVSGGGKKPFKQKGTGGARQGSSRSPLMPGGGTMFGPQPRSYAFVLPKKVRRLGLSMALSHLQKEGKLFIVDSMQSEGKTAELNKRLKAFGLTKAVLVDAAVNEKFGRASKNLQSFKYFPVEGLNVFDLLKYDAAVITKDSVAKIVDRCSLEKA from the coding sequence ATGGCAACAGTAAACGTATTAAACTGGAAAAAAGAAAAAGTTGGATCAGTTGAATTGGCTGCTGACGTGTTCGAAGCTCCTGTTAAAAAGGAAGTTCTTCACACTGTAGTTCAATGGCAATTGGCGGCTCGTCGTCAAGGTACACACATGACTAAAACAAAAGGTCTTGTGTCTGGCGGTGGTAAAAAGCCATTCAAACAAAAAGGTACTGGTGGAGCTCGTCAAGGTTCTTCACGTTCTCCTTTGATGCCTGGTGGTGGTACTATGTTCGGTCCACAACCTCGTAGCTACGCTTTCGTTCTACCTAAAAAAGTTCGTCGTTTAGGTTTGAGCATGGCACTTTCTCACCTTCAAAAAGAAGGCAAGTTGTTCATCGTGGACAGCATGCAATCTGAAGGTAAAACTGCTGAGCTTAACAAACGTTTGAAAGCTTTCGGTCTAACAAAAGCTGTTTTGGTTGACGCTGCTGTGAACGAAAAGTTCGGTCGCGCTTCTAAAAACTTACAATCTTTCAAATACTTCCCAGTTGAAGGTTTGAACGTATTCGATCTATTGAAATACGATGCAGCAGTGATCACAAAAGACTCTGTAGCAAAAATCGTAGATCGTTGCTCATTGGAGAAAGCGTAA
- the rplW gene encoding 50S ribosomal protein L23, with translation MKQVIKAPLITEKNTYHNAAGVYVFEVDLKSTKTDIKAAVEKNFKVKVDSVRTSVCRGHSKYTKFGLTKVPYWKKAYVKLVEGEKIALFEGV, from the coding sequence ATGAAACAAGTAATTAAAGCTCCTCTTATCACAGAGAAAAATACATATCACAACGCTGCTGGCGTGTATGTGTTCGAAGTAGATCTTAAGTCTACTAAGACTGACATCAAAGCTGCGGTAGAAAAGAACTTCAAAGTGAAAGTAGACAGCGTTAGAACTAGCGTTTGCCGCGGTCACTCGAAGTACACTAAATTCGGATTAACAAAGGTCCCTTACTGGAAAAAAGCTTACGTTAAGCTTGTTGAAGGTGAGAAGATCGCTCTTTTTGAGGGAGTATAA